One stretch of Chloroflexia bacterium SDU3-3 DNA includes these proteins:
- the polX gene encoding DNA polymerase/3'-5' exonuclease PolX, with the protein MPATLTNHDIAEVFAKIALSLEVAGESRYRFQAYQRAADSIGELPAALATYRERGELEAIPNIGKTLADKIIELLDTGQLQFYEKLKQQVPPGVLDLMKVPSIGPRTAGKLYKELGIDSLAALKQAADTGKLAGVKGFGAKTIAGISAGITAAEQADTRVLMGEALAMAEQLLAALREAVPLREAAYAGSLRRGRETTGDLDILAAAEDTASVVRAFTALPMIAYVDSSGDAKATAYLHSGMQVDLYAVDPAVWGAALHHFTGSRAHNIRFRELALAQGMSFSEHGFKRLESGETVPCATEQQVYATVGLPWIAPELREDAGEFEAAQAGALPRLVELADIRADLHMHSTWSDGKHSIRAMAEAAMARGYSHMAITDHSAYLGIVNGLDAARLKAQAEEIRALNAELGGFRILRGVEVDITPDGGLALPDEVLAELDIVVASPHVQLRQPAEQATERILKAIRNPHVDIIGHPTGRLIGGRAGAELDIDAVARAAAETNTLLEVNSGPDRLDLSAAHARRALELGALLVTDSDAHHTDNLAWIRLGVVTARRGWAAADQLANTWDLPRLLAWLAAPKPERR; encoded by the coding sequence ATGCCCGCCACGCTGACAAACCACGATATCGCCGAGGTGTTTGCCAAGATCGCCCTGAGCCTTGAGGTCGCGGGCGAGAGCCGCTACCGCTTCCAGGCCTACCAGCGCGCCGCCGACTCGATCGGCGAGCTGCCCGCGGCGCTCGCCACCTACCGCGAGCGCGGCGAGCTAGAGGCGATCCCCAACATCGGCAAAACTCTGGCCGACAAGATCATCGAGCTGTTGGACACCGGCCAGCTGCAGTTCTACGAGAAGCTGAAGCAGCAGGTGCCGCCCGGCGTGCTCGACCTGATGAAGGTGCCCAGCATCGGCCCGCGCACCGCCGGGAAGCTCTACAAAGAGCTGGGCATCGACAGCCTGGCCGCGCTGAAGCAGGCCGCCGACACCGGCAAGCTGGCCGGGGTGAAGGGCTTCGGCGCGAAGACCATCGCGGGCATCTCCGCAGGCATCACCGCCGCCGAGCAGGCCGACACCCGCGTGCTGATGGGCGAGGCCCTGGCCATGGCCGAGCAGCTGCTGGCCGCGCTGCGCGAGGCCGTGCCGCTGCGCGAGGCGGCCTACGCGGGCAGCCTGCGCCGTGGCCGCGAGACCACCGGCGACCTCGACATCCTGGCCGCCGCCGAGGACACCGCCTCCGTGGTGCGCGCCTTCACCGCGCTGCCCATGATCGCCTACGTCGACTCATCCGGCGATGCTAAGGCCACCGCCTACCTGCACAGCGGCATGCAGGTCGATCTCTACGCGGTAGACCCCGCCGTGTGGGGCGCGGCGCTGCACCACTTCACCGGCAGCCGCGCGCACAACATCCGCTTCCGCGAGCTGGCCCTGGCCCAGGGTATGAGCTTCAGCGAGCACGGCTTTAAGCGCCTTGAGAGCGGCGAGACCGTGCCCTGCGCCACCGAGCAGCAGGTCTACGCCACGGTGGGCCTGCCCTGGATCGCCCCCGAGCTGCGCGAGGACGCGGGCGAGTTCGAGGCGGCCCAGGCTGGCGCGCTGCCCCGCCTGGTCGAGCTGGCCGACATCCGCGCCGACCTGCACATGCACAGCACATGGAGTGATGGCAAGCACAGCATCCGCGCCATGGCCGAGGCCGCCATGGCCCGTGGCTACAGCCACATGGCCATCACCGACCACAGCGCCTACCTGGGCATTGTAAACGGGCTGGACGCCGCACGGCTGAAGGCCCAGGCCGAGGAGATCCGCGCGCTGAACGCCGAGCTGGGCGGCTTCCGCATCCTGCGCGGCGTGGAGGTGGACATCACCCCCGACGGTGGGCTGGCCCTGCCCGACGAGGTGCTGGCCGAGCTGGATATCGTGGTGGCCTCGCCCCACGTGCAGCTGCGCCAGCCCGCCGAGCAGGCCACCGAGCGCATCCTGAAGGCCATCCGCAACCCGCATGTGGACATCATCGGCCACCCCACCGGGCGGCTGATCGGCGGCAGGGCCGGGGCCGAGCTGGACATCGACGCGGTGGCCCGCGCCGCCGCCGAGACCAACACCCTGCTGGAGGTGAACAGCGGCCCCGACCGGCTCGATCTCTCGGCGGCGCACGCGCGGCGCGCGCTGGAGCTGGGCGCGCTGCTGGTGACCGACAGCGATGCCCACCACACCGATAACCTGGCCTGGATCAGGCTGGGCGTGGTCACGGCGCGGCGCGGCTGGGCCGCCGCCGACCAGCTGGCCAACACGTGGGATCTGCCGCGCCTGCTGGCGTGGCTGGCCGCCCCCAAGCCCGAGCGGCGCTAG
- a CDS encoding STAS domain-containing protein, with amino-acid sequence MVITHKAYNRVDLLSIEGRMDAASAPQFKQQIDELFEQGRYRIVIDMAKLAYIASPGLRVLIEARKRARDLKLPDLDGGDIRIVNLPGNIKEVFDLTGFTSLFEIYDDVTEAVGSF; translated from the coding sequence ATGGTCATCACACACAAGGCGTATAATCGAGTCGATCTCCTCTCGATCGAGGGCCGCATGGATGCGGCCAGCGCACCGCAGTTCAAGCAGCAGATCGACGAGCTGTTCGAGCAGGGGCGCTACCGGATCGTCATCGATATGGCCAAGCTCGCCTATATCGCCAGCCCCGGCCTGCGTGTGCTGATCGAGGCACGCAAGCGGGCGCGCGATCTGAAGCTGCCGGACCTGGATGGCGGCGACATCCGGATCGTGAACCTGCCCGGCAACATCAAAGAGGTGTTCGACCTCACCGGGTTCACCTCGCTGTTCGAGATCTACGACGACGTGACCGAAGCAGTTGGATCGTTCTAG
- a CDS encoding anti-sigma factor antagonist (This anti-anti-sigma factor, or anti-sigma factor antagonist, belongs to a family that includes characterized members SpoIIAA, RsbV, RsfA, and RsfB.) — MESLIVPATLDSLESISQFVSRATGQVGFDDHAAWQVQLAVDEAATNIIQHGYDGESRGTIELEWRLIDGCTLEISLRDHGRRFDPNQVPSPNITAPLEERAPGGLGIFLMNQLMDTVEYTHSATYGNTLVMTKRLANTGANVQVFALSGRLDAVASQHALERPLAAIASGANRVLLDMAEVTFMSSSGLRALLLLRKDLLAHGGELRLCEMRDHVYEVFLLTGFTQVFTIHQTREEALAAFR, encoded by the coding sequence ATGGAATCGCTGATCGTTCCCGCAACGCTCGACTCGCTCGAGTCCATCAGCCAGTTCGTCTCGCGCGCCACTGGCCAGGTGGGCTTCGACGATCACGCCGCGTGGCAGGTGCAGCTGGCCGTGGACGAGGCCGCCACCAACATCATCCAGCACGGCTATGATGGCGAGTCGCGGGGGACCATCGAGCTAGAGTGGCGGCTGATCGACGGCTGCACGCTCGAGATCAGCCTGCGCGACCACGGGCGGCGCTTCGACCCCAACCAGGTGCCCTCGCCCAACATCACCGCCCCACTTGAGGAGCGCGCCCCAGGCGGCCTGGGCATCTTCCTGATGAACCAGCTGATGGACACGGTGGAGTACACCCACAGCGCCACCTACGGCAACACGCTGGTGATGACCAAGCGGCTGGCGAACACCGGCGCGAACGTGCAGGTGTTCGCGCTCAGCGGGCGCCTGGATGCGGTGGCCAGCCAGCACGCGCTGGAGCGACCGCTGGCGGCGATCGCCTCGGGGGCCAACCGCGTGCTGCTCGACATGGCCGAGGTCACCTTTATGTCCAGCAGCGGGCTGCGGGCGCTGCTGCTGCTGCGCAAAGATCTGCTGGCCCACGGCGGCGAGCTGCGGCTGTGCGAGATGCGCGACCATGTGTACGAGGTCTTCCTCCTGACCGGCTTCACCCAGGTCTTCACCATCCACCAGACCCGCGAGGAGGCCCTGGCGGCATTTAGATAG
- a CDS encoding SpoIIE family protein phosphatase encodes MRRESWLIIYCVCAGALGWVLLLAQPLHPTSPQLLWLLALALLVESTGFRAPPADSVSLVGVVLLTAALVLGPADGALLAALSGLVFGTAAPLFYRRAKTPFYIFARPFLRSGVRALGVLGSYGAASALAGPAPSLLAQLVALLVCYPAIIHLNRVIREYIQGGPTGVGIWWRSTWRSSLSTELLPLPIAWLGAAIYLRLGSLYMLLAGAGLFVVGLTVRRATRQVQSQRRSVQELALLNQVSRAIIRADMDVGELCELIYREASKLVDTSSFHLGLFAAQGDQYTLVVRVQQRVRLDPISMDLPMGDGIVGWMRETGQSLLVEDFELEMEKLPARPRYQSDHPPRSGIYVPLSDGEHVIGTISIQSYRPRAFDINDMRMLSLIADQAAVAISKARVFDQASKRARQLQAIHSVGEQITAILDMDELLPSVVSLIRERFGYHPVHIFSIEPDGRLLFRASTAESEGRSRLTMLHTGQGLIGVAAQSSMPLLVNDVAADPRYISDDPNTCAELAVPLRFGAQNLGVLDVQSDTANAFTNDDMFIMQTLAGQIAVAIESARAFQAQREEAWTLNALLQVAENLARASTLEDLLPTIVRLPPLLLGCTRCYCWEWDAAHGHFAPLAAYGLADDQRKRFFATLLDDASAPMLAEARDSAGLVAACNVEADMRRLPSVVELGGGTLVAHALMARNLPLGALVLDYESPRHDLPPRTQAMITGIANQIASALEAAFLAIDAAQAAHLEEELRVAREIQTALLPSEVPHIPGWGIAADWRSARLVGGDFYDFWPLHGPDHQPQIEQAAPILGQSEKLGFVIADVSDKGVPAAMFMALSRSLVRAAALDGSSASTALMRANRWITRDSDSAMFVTLFYGILELQTGCMRFSCAGHNPPLLVRADGSVEELKTPGIALGVLEEARLYETAVDFHPGDVLVCYTDGITEAINNADEEFGVPRLTEVIRQQREASADAIRRAIGEALGRFTEGRPPFDDITMVIIKREPTA; translated from the coding sequence GTGCGGCGCGAGAGCTGGCTGATCATCTACTGCGTATGCGCTGGCGCACTGGGCTGGGTGCTGCTGCTGGCCCAGCCCCTCCACCCCACCTCACCCCAGCTGCTCTGGCTGCTGGCCCTGGCGCTGCTGGTGGAGAGCACCGGGTTCCGCGCCCCGCCCGCCGACTCGGTGAGCCTGGTGGGCGTGGTGCTGCTGACCGCCGCGCTGGTGCTCGGCCCCGCCGATGGCGCGCTGCTGGCGGCGCTCTCGGGCCTGGTGTTCGGCACGGCCGCCCCGCTGTTCTACCGCCGCGCCAAGACGCCCTTCTACATCTTCGCCAGGCCCTTCCTGCGCAGCGGCGTGCGCGCCCTGGGCGTGCTGGGCAGCTACGGCGCGGCCAGCGCGCTGGCCGGCCCCGCGCCCAGCCTGCTGGCCCAGCTGGTGGCACTGCTGGTCTGCTACCCCGCGATCATCCACCTCAACCGCGTGATCCGCGAGTACATCCAGGGCGGCCCCACCGGCGTGGGCATCTGGTGGCGCTCGACATGGCGCTCCTCGCTCAGCACCGAGCTGCTGCCGCTGCCGATCGCATGGCTGGGCGCGGCGATCTACCTGCGGCTGGGCAGCCTCTACATGCTGCTGGCGGGCGCGGGCCTGTTCGTGGTGGGGCTGACGGTGCGCCGCGCCACCCGCCAGGTGCAGAGCCAGCGCCGCTCGGTGCAGGAGCTGGCCCTGCTGAACCAGGTGAGCCGCGCGATCATCCGCGCCGACATGGACGTGGGCGAGCTGTGCGAGCTGATCTACCGCGAGGCTTCCAAGCTCGTCGACACATCCTCATTCCACCTGGGCCTGTTCGCGGCCCAGGGCGACCAATATACCCTGGTGGTGCGCGTGCAGCAGCGGGTGCGGCTCGATCCGATCAGCATGGATCTGCCTATGGGCGACGGGATCGTGGGCTGGATGCGCGAGACCGGGCAGTCGCTGCTGGTGGAGGATTTCGAGCTGGAGATGGAGAAGCTGCCCGCCCGCCCGCGCTACCAGAGCGATCACCCGCCGCGCTCGGGCATCTACGTGCCGCTGAGCGATGGCGAGCACGTGATCGGCACCATCTCCATCCAGAGCTACCGGCCCCGCGCCTTTGACATCAACGACATGCGCATGCTCTCGCTGATCGCCGACCAGGCGGCGGTGGCCATCTCCAAGGCCCGCGTGTTCGACCAGGCCTCCAAGCGCGCGCGCCAGCTGCAGGCCATCCACAGCGTTGGCGAGCAGATCACCGCCATCCTCGACATGGATGAGCTGCTGCCCTCGGTGGTGAGCCTCATCCGCGAGCGCTTCGGCTACCACCCCGTCCACATCTTCTCGATCGAGCCAGATGGCCGCCTGCTATTCCGCGCCTCCACCGCCGAGTCCGAGGGCCGCAGCCGCCTGACCATGCTGCACACCGGCCAGGGCCTGATCGGCGTGGCCGCGCAGAGCAGCATGCCGCTGCTGGTGAACGACGTGGCCGCCGACCCGCGCTACATCAGCGACGACCCGAACACATGCGCCGAGCTGGCCGTGCCGCTGCGCTTCGGCGCGCAGAACCTGGGCGTGCTGGATGTGCAGAGCGACACCGCCAACGCCTTCACCAACGACGACATGTTCATCATGCAGACGCTGGCTGGCCAGATCGCGGTGGCGATCGAGAGCGCCCGCGCCTTCCAGGCCCAGCGCGAGGAGGCCTGGACGCTCAACGCGCTGCTGCAGGTGGCCGAGAATCTGGCCCGCGCATCCACGCTGGAAGATCTGCTGCCCACGATCGTGCGGCTGCCCCCGCTGCTGCTGGGCTGCACCCGCTGCTACTGCTGGGAGTGGGATGCCGCCCACGGCCACTTCGCGCCGCTGGCCGCCTACGGCCTAGCCGACGACCAGCGCAAGCGCTTCTTCGCCACGCTGCTCGACGATGCCTCGGCCCCCATGCTGGCCGAGGCCCGCGACAGCGCGGGGCTGGTGGCCGCATGCAACGTCGAGGCCGACATGCGCCGCCTGCCCTCGGTGGTGGAGCTGGGCGGCGGCACTCTGGTGGCCCACGCGCTGATGGCCCGCAACCTGCCGCTGGGCGCGCTGGTGCTCGACTACGAAAGCCCCCGCCACGATCTGCCGCCGCGCACCCAGGCCATGATCACCGGCATCGCCAACCAGATCGCCTCGGCGCTGGAGGCCGCCTTCCTAGCCATCGACGCCGCCCAGGCCGCCCACCTGGAGGAGGAGCTGCGCGTGGCCCGCGAGATCCAGACCGCGCTGCTGCCCTCCGAGGTGCCGCACATCCCCGGCTGGGGCATCGCCGCCGACTGGCGCTCGGCGCGGCTGGTGGGCGGCGACTTCTACGACTTCTGGCCGCTGCACGGCCCCGACCACCAGCCCCAGATCGAACAGGCCGCGCCCATCCTGGGCCAGAGCGAGAAGCTGGGCTTTGTGATCGCCGATGTGTCGGACAAAGGCGTGCCCGCCGCCATGTTCATGGCGCTCTCGCGCAGCCTGGTGCGTGCCGCCGCCCTGGATGGATCCTCGGCCAGCACCGCGCTGATGCGCGCCAACCGCTGGATCACCCGCGACTCCGACTCGGCCATGTTTGTGACCCTGTTCTACGGCATCTTGGAGCTGCAGACCGGCTGCATGCGCTTCTCGTGCGCGGGGCACAACCCGCCGCTGCTGGTGCGCGCCGACGGCAGTGTGGAGGAGCTGAAGACGCCCGGCATCGCCCTGGGTGTGCTGGAGGAGGCGCGGCTCTATGAGACGGCGGTCGACTTCCACCCCGGCGATGTGCTGGTGTGCTACACCGACGGCATCACCGAGGCGATCAACAACGCCGACGAAGAGTTCGGCGTGCCCCGGCTCACCGAGGTCATCCGCCAGCAGCGCGAGGCCAGTGCCGACGCCATCCGCCGCGCCATCGGCGAGGCCCTGGGCCGCTTCACCGAGGGCCGCCCGCCCTTCGACGACATCACAATGGTGATCATCAAGCGCGAGCCTACGGCCTAG
- a CDS encoding pesticidal protein Cry15Aa, with protein sequence MHTIKKYANRKLYHTALKQYITLDGISTLVRRGEPVEIIDNETGQNITAQILAQVALGGPSPLPIAVLTSLIQAGNDTLSGLRRTLASAIGGGDEVDEEIARRLDALVHSGAIAPDEHERMLALLAPHRAPAASPPSMLPSASDIERLREQIDALAALVGQLQAERGRRQPPEV encoded by the coding sequence ATGCACACGATCAAAAAATACGCCAACCGCAAGCTCTACCACACCGCGCTGAAGCAGTACATCACACTCGATGGGATCTCGACGCTGGTGCGTCGAGGCGAGCCGGTGGAAATTATTGACAATGAGACTGGCCAGAACATCACCGCGCAGATCCTGGCCCAGGTGGCGCTGGGCGGGCCTAGCCCGCTGCCCATCGCGGTGCTCACCAGCCTGATCCAGGCCGGAAACGACACGCTCAGCGGGCTGCGCCGTACCCTGGCCAGCGCCATCGGCGGCGGCGACGAGGTGGATGAGGAGATCGCGCGGCGTCTGGATGCGCTAGTGCACAGCGGCGCGATCGCCCCCGACGAGCACGAGCGCATGCTGGCCCTGCTGGCCCCGCACCGCGCGCCCGCCGCCAGCCCGCCGTCCATGCTGCCCAGCGCCAGCGACATCGAGCGCCTGCGCGAGCAGATCGACGCCCTGGCCGCGCTGGTCGGCCAGCTGCAGGCCGAGCGCGGGCGCAGGCAGCCGCCCGAGGTGTAA
- a CDS encoding substrate-binding domain-containing protein, whose translation MPNDGLCHLPFSPAVSLRLRLLAARCARLWLAHAGRALSAPAHQRADHPRSTSSIGKQNTAMEAALAFATTTERSELYRDLAHAAQEIRLLTDVLDVVTASASIEDVVRILEGGIKSVLPATHWSAIELSLLDEGGQLRDFRVTGTVSSRYWSNVRRGAATAARDLGVELRYVAGSSDDQLRLFDAALADGSHGVAIAPIDAALAEPKFSAAAARRVPAIAFDTPPLPKSAALAYVGTDNYQAGVLAGDVLARLLPKGGLIGASIDSAMTENSIDRMMGLEAGIAGVPIRILPPFEEEHDAHLGLQRSCQTLADYPMLAGAFGACGSNGPNWGMAALHAGKDESFKIVCFDVTADTIYMLREGTIQATIAQREFSMGYQCIELLARILTDGEERALDTLPDDRVLNTGVDVVTLEPTDWSIALADYLHDTDRQKPDISLRERIRARGKKLVLTMIGMADAGDEGVVERRATLDAASPLAQVFNTGRTLVQRESGEVQTSVLVPLLIHGTVFGAIRLASPQPDACSRHDLSLIERIAGAMAMVIENARLFSQLERRAKEIEEAYQRQEQMLRTISELSSTVIPIAREILIVPLVGTMDTQRAAEFVETMLGAISERHARVVIIDITGVTVVDTSVANHILQAAQAAQLLGAEVIVVGITPAVAQTIVQLGVVMAGVSTYADLESGFAYAIQKVGGQIVYRERQMGGLAQFTRSRN comes from the coding sequence ATGCCCAACGACGGACTTTGCCACCTACCTTTTTCCCCCGCCGTATCGCTGCGCCTGCGGCTGCTGGCTGCCCGTTGCGCCCGCCTGTGGCTCGCCCACGCCGGGCGTGCGCTGAGTGCACCTGCGCATCAGCGCGCCGATCACCCGCGATCAACCAGTAGCATAGGAAAACAAAACACTGCTATGGAAGCCGCACTTGCCTTTGCCACCACCACTGAGCGTTCGGAGCTGTACCGCGACCTTGCCCACGCCGCGCAGGAGATCCGCCTGCTCACCGATGTGCTAGATGTTGTCACCGCATCGGCCAGTATTGAGGATGTCGTACGGATTCTTGAGGGCGGCATCAAAAGCGTGCTTCCCGCCACCCACTGGAGCGCTATCGAGCTTTCGCTGCTGGATGAGGGCGGGCAGCTGCGTGATTTTCGCGTGACTGGCACGGTGAGCAGCCGCTACTGGAGCAATGTGCGGCGCGGCGCGGCGACGGCGGCTCGCGACCTAGGTGTGGAGCTGCGCTATGTGGCGGGCAGCAGCGACGATCAGCTGCGCCTGTTCGACGCGGCGCTGGCCGATGGCTCGCACGGCGTGGCGATCGCGCCGATCGACGCGGCCCTGGCCGAGCCGAAGTTCTCCGCCGCTGCCGCCCGCCGCGTGCCCGCGATCGCCTTCGACACCCCGCCGCTGCCCAAGAGCGCCGCCCTGGCCTACGTGGGCACCGACAACTACCAGGCGGGCGTGCTGGCGGGCGATGTGCTGGCCCGGCTGCTGCCCAAGGGCGGCCTGATCGGCGCGTCGATCGACTCGGCCATGACCGAGAACTCGATCGACCGCATGATGGGGCTAGAGGCTGGGATCGCCGGCGTGCCCATCCGCATCCTGCCGCCCTTCGAGGAGGAGCACGACGCCCACCTGGGGCTCCAGCGCTCGTGCCAGACCCTGGCAGACTACCCGATGCTGGCCGGGGCGTTTGGCGCGTGCGGCTCGAACGGCCCGAACTGGGGCATGGCGGCCCTGCATGCGGGCAAAGACGAGTCGTTTAAGATCGTCTGCTTCGATGTGACTGCCGACACCATCTACATGCTGCGCGAGGGCACCATCCAGGCCACCATCGCCCAGCGCGAGTTCTCGATGGGCTACCAGTGCATCGAGCTGCTGGCCCGCATCCTGACCGATGGCGAGGAGCGCGCGCTGGATACGCTGCCCGACGACCGCGTGCTGAACACCGGCGTGGATGTGGTGACGCTGGAGCCGACCGACTGGTCGATCGCCCTGGCCGACTACCTGCACGACACCGACCGGCAGAAGCCCGACATCAGCCTGCGCGAGCGCATCCGGGCGCGCGGCAAGAAGCTGGTGCTGACCATGATCGGCATGGCTGATGCTGGCGATGAGGGCGTGGTCGAGCGGCGCGCCACCCTCGATGCGGCCTCGCCGCTGGCCCAGGTGTTCAACACCGGGCGCACGCTGGTGCAGCGCGAGAGCGGCGAGGTGCAGACCAGCGTGCTGGTGCCGCTGCTCATCCACGGTACCGTGTTTGGGGCCATCCGCCTGGCCAGCCCGCAGCCCGACGCCTGCAGCCGCCACGACCTCTCGCTGATCGAGCGGATCGCCGGGGCCATGGCCATGGTGATCGAGAACGCCCGCCTGTTCAGCCAGCTGGAGCGCCGCGCCAAGGAGATCGAGGAGGCCTACCAGCGCCAGGAGCAGATGCTGCGCACGATCAGCGAGCTGTCGAGCACCGTCATCCCGATCGCGCGCGAGATCCTGATCGTACCGCTGGTGGGCACGATGGACACCCAGCGCGCCGCCGAGTTCGTGGAGACGATGCTGGGCGCGATCAGCGAGCGCCACGCCCGCGTGGTGATCATTGACATCACCGGCGTGACGGTGGTGGACACCAGCGTGGCCAACCATATCCTGCAGGCGGCCCAGGCGGCGCAGCTGCTGGGGGCCGAGGTGATCGTGGTGGGCATCACGCCCGCCGTGGCGCAGACGATCGTGCAGCTGGGTGTGGTGATGGCGGGGGTCTCGACCTACGCTGATCTGGAGAGCGGCTTCGCCTACGCCATCCAGAAGGTGGGCGGGCAGATCGTGTACCGCGAGCGGCAGATGGGCGGGCTGGCCCAGTTCACGCGCTCGCGCAACTAG